Proteins encoded in a region of the Diospyros lotus cultivar Yz01 chromosome 9, ASM1463336v1, whole genome shotgun sequence genome:
- the LOC127809409 gene encoding protein trichome birefringence-like 2 encodes MMLLLATAVEETFPNWVSHPFHLQLQLHPFPENARENISPHSPILIPQCFTIYISHSYLSRWCLSYANRHLFSGAYLNQHMDLGKFLFSDQFVPRRKVVSGFSLGVVASLVVLSVVLLNFSSKAPLPSPVFPGLNSFRGNTTTLLYWPFSLSTSSAFSSSSSASSSTEELPKFVSLSEKENNGSFAIEEGRIKPEAHSLNGSDIHGNLNFTVSNGEGAVWERTHLRNSSETGGNLSSLSKPAGFSENSSNGKNKVNESDNVGNHFYSRSNVGSPGKEEWPSSKEKNNKDSQSIEGHNGSSEQCDYFDGGWVRDYTKPNYPAASCPYIDRDFDCHLNGRQDDGFLKWKWQPHGCDIPSFNATDFLERLKGKKLVFVGDSLNRNMWESLVCTLRHRIQNKKRVYEISGRRDFKKKGFYAFRFEDYNCTVDFVSSPFLVRESSFKRRNHSIETLRLDLMDRTTAMYHDADVIIFNTGHWWTHEKTSKGEDYYQEGNHVYPRLKVLKAYKKAISTWARWVDKNIDARRTQVVFRGYSVTHFSGGQWNSGGQCHRETEPIFNETYLANYPSKMRALEHVLQEMKTPVIYLNISRLTDYRKDGHPSIYRKQYKTVEEQIAAEQSQDCSHWCLPGVPDTWNELLYASLLQTGKGSWRRS; translated from the exons ATGATGCTTTTGCTGGCAACCGCAGTAGAAGAAACCTTTCCCAACTGGGTTTCCCACCCCTTCCATCTCCAACTCCAACTTCACCCTTTCCCGGAAAATGCACGCGAAAATATCTCTCCCCACTCCCCCATTTTAATCCCCCAATgcttcactatatatatatctcattcGTATCTTTCTCGGTGGTGTCTTTCATACGCTAATCGACATTTGTTCAGTGGTGCATACCTTAATCAACATATGGATTTGGGGAAATTTTTGTTTTCGGATCAGTTTGTGCCCAGGAGGAAGGTGGTTTCTGGGTTTAGTTTGGGGGTTGTGGCCTCTCTCGTTGTTCTAAGCGTTGTGTTGCTGAATTTCTCTTCCAAGGCTCCATTGCCGAGCCCAGTTTTTCCAGGCCTTAACAGTTTTCGTGGGAATACTACTACTCTTCTTTATTGGCCTTTCTCTTTGTCGACTTCTAGtgccttctcttcttcttcttctgcttcttcttctactgAAGAGCTCCCGAAATTTGTGTCACTTAGTGAAAAGGAGAATAATGGAAGCTTTGCCATTGAAGAAGGAAGGATCAAGCCAGAAGCTCATTCTTTAAATGGGTCAGATATTCAtggaaatttgaattttacGGTCTCTAATGGGGAAGGAGCAGTTTGGGAGAGAACCCACCTGAGAAATTCATCTGAGACAGGTGGAAATTTAAGTTCTCTTAGTAAACCTGCTGGTTTTTCAGAGAATTCTAGTAATGGAAAGAACAAGGTCAATGAAAGTGACAATGTGGGCAATCACTTCTATAGTAGGAGCAATGTTGGATCCCCTGGAAAAGAAGAATGGCCTTCATCTAAGgagaaaaacaataaagatTCTCAATCTATTGAAGGGCACAATGGTTCCTCTGAACAGTGTGATTACTTTGATGGTGGATGGGTGAGAGATTATACAAAGCCAAATTATCCAGCAGCTTCATGCCCTTACATTGATAGGGATTTTGATTGTCACCTTAATGGGAGGCAGGATGATGGGTTTTTGAAATGGAAATGGCAGCCTCATGGTTGTGACATCCCGAG TTTTAATGCAACTGACTTCCTGGAAAGGCTCAAAGGGAAGAAGCTGGTGTTTGTGGGTGATTCGCTTAATAGAAATATGTGGGAGTCTCTTGTTTGCACTCTCCGTCATAGAATCCAGAATAAGAAGAGGGTTTATGAGATATCTGGAAGGAGAGACTTCAAAAAGAAGGGTTTCTATGCATTCAGATTTGAG GACTACAACTGTACTGTGGATTTTGTTAGCTCTCCTTTTCTTGTGAGAGAATCATCTTTTAAAAGAAGAAACCACTCTATCGAAACACTACGATTGGATTTGATGGACCGGACAACTGCAATGTATCATGATGCTGATGTCATAATCTTCAATACTGGGCATTGGTGGACTCACGAGAAGACCTCCAAGGG TGAAGATTACTATCAGGAAGGTAATCATGTATACCCAAGACTTAAGGTCCTGAAAGCATACAAGAAGGCAATCAGCACTTGGGCCAGATGGGTTGATAAGAACATAGACGCAAGGAGAACCCAGGTTGTCTTTAGAGGATATTCAGTCACCCATTTCAG TGGAGGCCAGTGGAACTCAGGAGGGCAGTGCCACAGAGAAACTGAGCCAATCTTCAACGAAACTTACTTGGCTAATTACCCTTCAAAAATGAGAGCTCTTGAGCATGTGcttcaagaaatgaaaactcCTGTAATATATCTCAACATCAGTAGGCTTACAGATTACAGAAAAGATGGTCACCCTTCAATTTACAGAAAGCAATACAAGACAGTGGAAGAACAGATTGCTGCCGAGCAGTCCCAAGATTGCAGTCATTGGTGCTTACCTGGAGTGCCTGATACGTGGAATGAGTTGCTTTATGCTTCTCTCTTGCAAACTGGGAAAGGGTCTTGGCGAAGAAGCTGA